A single Comamonas sp. NLF-1-9 DNA region contains:
- the xseA gene encoding exodeoxyribonuclease VII large subunit has translation MFEPSEQAATPLIWEVGALCRAVAQALQARFNPVLVRGELAGFSRAASGHCYFTLKDASGQLRCAMFRRAASQLDFVPRDGQLVQAQASLSVYEGRGDLQLVVQHLQPVGQGALFEQFLRLKARLQAQGLFDAARKRALVRMPRAIGLVTSRGAAALHDVASTLARRAPHLPVVFAPAQVQGEGAAASLCAALSNLYLLAQGRQGQAAENTMEHPPLDAILLVRGGGSMEDLWAFNDEQLAHTIVQSPVPLVCGVGHETDFTIADFCADLRAPTPTAAAELVAPVRSEELAALALAGERLRGALLDQLDGQHQRLDGAAGRLGRPSGFIADAGLQLSQREQRLRHALQLRLGLSAQALQARGQDFARSLQRHLQTQSERLQGLHTRLTLLDPRLVLARGYALLSDEHGQVVVRARQVRTGQAVHAELAEGALELTVQPPRLF, from the coding sequence ATGTTTGAGCCCTCCGAGCAAGCCGCGACGCCGCTGATCTGGGAAGTTGGCGCGCTGTGCCGCGCCGTGGCGCAGGCCTTGCAGGCGCGCTTCAACCCGGTGCTGGTGCGCGGCGAACTCGCGGGCTTTTCGCGCGCGGCCAGCGGGCACTGCTATTTCACCCTGAAGGACGCCAGCGGCCAGTTGCGCTGCGCCATGTTTCGCCGCGCCGCAAGCCAGCTCGACTTCGTACCGCGCGACGGCCAGCTGGTGCAAGCCCAGGCGAGCCTGAGCGTCTACGAAGGGCGCGGCGACCTGCAGCTCGTCGTGCAGCACCTGCAGCCCGTGGGGCAGGGCGCGCTGTTCGAGCAATTCCTGCGCCTGAAGGCCAGGCTGCAGGCCCAGGGCCTATTCGATGCGGCGCGCAAGCGGGCGCTGGTGCGCATGCCGCGCGCCATAGGCCTGGTGACCTCGCGCGGCGCGGCCGCGCTGCACGACGTGGCCAGCACCCTGGCGCGCCGCGCGCCGCACCTGCCTGTGGTGTTCGCGCCGGCCCAGGTGCAGGGCGAGGGGGCGGCCGCCAGCCTGTGCGCTGCACTATCAAATTTGTATCTGCTGGCGCAAGGCAGGCAAGGCCAAGCAGCCGAAAACACCATGGAACACCCGCCGCTGGACGCCATCCTGCTGGTGCGCGGCGGCGGCTCCATGGAAGACCTCTGGGCCTTCAACGACGAGCAGCTCGCGCACACCATCGTGCAAAGCCCAGTGCCGCTGGTCTGCGGCGTCGGCCATGAAACCGACTTCACGATTGCCGACTTCTGCGCCGATCTGCGCGCGCCCACGCCCACCGCCGCGGCCGAGCTGGTCGCGCCGGTGCGCAGCGAAGAGCTCGCCGCGCTGGCGCTGGCCGGCGAGCGCCTGCGCGGCGCGCTGCTGGACCAGCTCGACGGGCAGCACCAGCGCCTGGACGGCGCGGCGGGCCGGCTTGGGCGGCCCTCGGGCTTCATCGCCGACGCCGGCCTGCAACTGAGCCAGCGGGAGCAGCGGCTGCGCCACGCGCTGCAACTGCGCCTGGGCTTGTCGGCGCAGGCGCTGCAGGCGCGCGGGCAAGACTTTGCGCGCAGCCTGCAGCGGCACCTGCAGACGCAAAGCGAGCGGCTGCAGGGGCTGCACACGCGCCTGACCCTGCTGGATCCGCGCCTGGTGCTGGCACGCGGCTATGCGCTGCTGAGCGACGAGCATGGCCAGGTCGTGGTGCGCGCGCGCCAGGTGCGCACCGGCCAGGCCGTGCACGCCGAGCTGGCCGAGGGCGCGCTGGAGCTCACGGTGCAGCCGCCGCGCCTGTTCTGA
- a CDS encoding MotA/TolQ/ExbB proton channel family protein, whose translation MLSIIQASGWPIWPLIACSVVALALIIERFISLQTRRVAPPKLLDEAIAVTSRSLPAPDVVKQLEQNSALGEVLASGIRRLAGNPRSSEEDLRAAMQDQGRSVAHRLERYLNALGTIASAAPLLGLLGTVVGMIEIFGAQAGAGAVGHVAGGGNPAQLAHGISMALYNTAFGLIIAIPALFFWKYFRSRVDAYTLQLELAAEQFVRHLGQIGRRQL comes from the coding sequence TTGCTTTCGATCATACAAGCCTCGGGTTGGCCGATCTGGCCGCTCATCGCCTGCTCCGTCGTGGCCTTGGCGCTGATCATCGAGCGCTTCATTTCGCTGCAAACCCGGCGCGTGGCGCCGCCCAAGCTGCTCGATGAGGCGATTGCCGTCACCAGCCGCAGCCTGCCTGCGCCCGACGTGGTCAAGCAGCTGGAACAGAACAGCGCGCTTGGCGAGGTGCTGGCCAGCGGCATACGGCGGCTGGCGGGCAACCCGCGCAGCTCCGAAGAGGACTTGCGCGCGGCCATGCAGGACCAGGGTCGTTCGGTGGCGCATCGGCTGGAGAGGTACCTGAACGCGCTGGGCACCATCGCCTCGGCCGCGCCGCTGCTGGGGCTGCTGGGCACGGTGGTCGGCATGATAGAGATCTTCGGCGCGCAGGCCGGGGCCGGCGCCGTGGGGCATGTGGCCGGCGGCGGCAACCCGGCGCAGCTCGCGCACGGCATCTCGATGGCCTTGTACAACACGGCCTTCGGCCTGATCATCGCAATTCCGGCGCTGTTCTTCTGGAAGTATTTCCGCAGCCGCGTGGACGCCTACACGCTGCAGCTGGAGCTCGCTGCCGAGCAGTTCGTGCGTCACCTCGGCCAGATCGGCCGGCGCCAGCTGTAG
- a CDS encoding biopolymer transporter ExbD, translating to MDFRAGKTREEPRIDLIPFIDVLLVILIFLMLTTTYSRFTELQLTLPVADTQQMRERPRELTVAVAADGRYAVNKTALAGRGVGELAQALQAAAPAGGDSVLIISADAMAPHQAVITVMEAARRVGLAQVTFATQTSGAQER from the coding sequence ATGGACTTTCGGGCTGGCAAGACGCGCGAAGAGCCGCGCATCGACCTGATTCCCTTCATCGACGTGCTGCTGGTGATCCTGATCTTTCTCATGCTCACCACTACCTACAGCCGCTTCACCGAACTGCAGCTGACCCTGCCGGTGGCCGACACCCAGCAGATGCGCGAGCGCCCGCGCGAGCTGACGGTGGCCGTGGCGGCCGACGGGCGTTATGCGGTGAACAAGACCGCGCTGGCCGGTCGCGGCGTGGGCGAGCTGGCCCAGGCGCTGCAGGCGGCCGCGCCGGCGGGCGGCGACAGCGTGCTGATCATCAGCGCCGACGCGATGGCGCCGCACCAGGCGGTCATCACCGTGATGGAGGCGGCCCGCCGGGTGGGCCTGGCGCAGGTGACCTTCGCTACCCAGACTTCCGGGGCGCAGGAGCGCTGA
- the lpxK gene encoding tetraacyldisaccharide 4'-kinase, whose amino-acid sequence MAQRLRRAWQHKGALARLLWPLSLLYRALTALRRALHRRGWLRRSTLGVPVVVVGNVVAGGAGKTPVVIALVQHLQARGWRPGIVSRGHGRRTRDCREVRATSAPAEVGDEPLLLARRTGVPVFVAARRADAGRALLAAHPDCNILVCDDGLQHLALARKLEICVFSETGVGNGWLLPAGPLREAWPRPVDALLYHGAPPVPAGSAPAFALRRTLAPCVVNAAGEQLPLQRLRGQPLHALAGVAAPEAFFAMLRARGLTLERTESLPDHFAFDSWQRPSGKGLILICTEKDAVKLWRLHPEAWAAPLQVELDPAFFAWLDARLAPLSSTPAGESHGPETA is encoded by the coding sequence GTGGCCCAGCGTCTGCGCCGCGCCTGGCAGCACAAGGGCGCGCTGGCGCGGCTGCTCTGGCCCCTGTCCCTGCTCTACCGCGCGCTGACGGCGCTGCGCCGCGCGCTTCATCGCCGCGGCTGGCTGCGCCGCAGCACGCTCGGCGTGCCCGTCGTCGTGGTGGGCAATGTGGTGGCCGGCGGCGCGGGCAAGACGCCGGTGGTGATCGCGCTGGTGCAGCACTTGCAGGCCAGAGGCTGGCGCCCGGGCATCGTCTCGCGCGGCCATGGGCGGCGCACGCGCGACTGCCGCGAGGTGCGCGCTACCAGCGCACCCGCCGAGGTGGGTGATGAGCCGCTGCTGCTGGCGCGGCGCACCGGCGTGCCGGTCTTCGTGGCCGCGCGGCGCGCCGATGCCGGGCGCGCGCTGCTGGCGGCGCACCCGGACTGCAACATCCTGGTCTGCGACGACGGACTGCAGCATCTGGCGCTGGCGCGCAAGCTGGAAATTTGCGTCTTCAGCGAGACCGGCGTGGGCAATGGCTGGCTGCTGCCCGCCGGCCCGCTGCGCGAGGCCTGGCCGCGACCGGTGGATGCGCTGCTCTACCACGGCGCGCCCCCCGTCCCGGCGGGCAGCGCGCCCGCGTTTGCGCTGCGGCGCACGCTGGCGCCCTGCGTGGTGAATGCGGCGGGCGAGCAATTGCCCTTGCAGCGCCTGCGCGGCCAGCCGCTGCATGCGCTGGCGGGCGTGGCCGCGCCCGAGGCCTTCTTTGCCATGCTGCGCGCGCGCGGTCTGACGCTGGAGCGCACCGAGAGCCTGCCGGACCACTTTGCTTTCGATAGCTGGCAGCGCCCGTCAGGCAAGGGTTTGATCCTGATTTGTACCGAAAAAGACGCGGTCAAGCTCTGGCGCCTGCACCCCGAGGCTTGGGCGGCGCCCTTGCAGGTCGAGCTCGATCCGGCATTCTTCGCCTGGCTGGACGCGCGCCTGGCGCCACTATCATCGACCCCAGCCGGAGAAAGCCATGGACCCGAAACTGCTTGA
- a CDS encoding Trm112 family protein, with the protein MDPKLLELLVCPVTKGPLTYDRERQELVSHSARLAYPVRDGIPVLLETEARTLSDDELEKKP; encoded by the coding sequence ATGGACCCGAAACTGCTTGAACTGCTGGTGTGCCCCGTGACCAAGGGGCCGCTCACTTACGACCGCGAGCGCCAGGAGCTGGTCTCGCACAGCGCGCGCCTGGCCTATCCGGTGCGCGACGGCATCCCCGTCCTGCTCGAGACCGAAGCGCGCACGCTCAGCGACGACGAGCTGGAAAAGAAGCCGTGA
- the kdsB gene encoding 3-deoxy-manno-octulosonate cytidylyltransferase has product MSAAAFTVVIPARLASSRLPRKPLADIAGKPMVVRVAERALQSAAAQVWVAADAPEIIDACQAHGVQALPTRADHASGSDRLAEACALLGLPEDAVVVNVQGDEPLMAPGLIDAVAALMQRHAHCPMGTAAHPIASAADFANPNVVKVVLDARGRASYFSRAPIPHARGAQPGGAWWQDAAAAGLAPLHHIGIYSYRAGFVQTFARLAPAPTEQLEQLEQLRALWHGHAIAVHVTTTAPGAGVDTPQDLERVRALFAAGGAPA; this is encoded by the coding sequence GTGAGCGCGGCGGCCTTCACCGTCGTCATCCCCGCGCGGCTGGCCTCCAGCCGCCTGCCGCGCAAGCCCCTGGCCGACATCGCCGGCAAGCCCATGGTGGTGCGCGTGGCCGAGCGCGCGCTGCAAAGCGCCGCCGCGCAGGTCTGGGTGGCGGCCGACGCGCCCGAGATCATCGACGCCTGCCAGGCCCACGGCGTGCAGGCGCTGCCCACGCGCGCCGACCACGCCAGCGGCAGCGACCGTCTGGCCGAAGCCTGCGCGCTGCTGGGCCTGCCCGAGGATGCGGTGGTGGTGAACGTGCAGGGCGACGAGCCGCTGATGGCGCCCGGCCTGATCGATGCCGTCGCGGCCCTGATGCAGCGCCACGCGCACTGCCCCATGGGCACGGCCGCACATCCGATCGCCAGCGCCGCCGACTTTGCCAACCCCAACGTGGTCAAGGTGGTGCTCGATGCCCGGGGCCGCGCCAGCTACTTCAGCCGCGCGCCCATCCCGCATGCACGCGGCGCGCAGCCGGGCGGCGCCTGGTGGCAGGATGCGGCCGCCGCCGGGCTGGCGCCGCTGCACCACATCGGCATCTACAGCTACCGCGCGGGCTTCGTGCAGACCTTTGCACGCCTGGCGCCCGCGCCCACCGAGCAGCTCGAGCAGCTCGAGCAGCTGCGCGCGCTCTGGCACGGCCATGCGATCGCGGTGCACGTGACCACCACGGCCCCCGGCGCGGGTGTGGATACGCCGCAGGACCTGGAGCGCGTGCGCGCCCTGTTTGCCGCCGGCGGCGCACCTGCCTGA